Proteins from a single region of Paenibacillus sp. BIHB 4019:
- the rplC gene encoding 50S ribosomal protein L3: protein MKGILGKKLGMTQVFTAEGNVIPVTVIEAGPCVVLQKKDQETDGYEAVQLGFADKKESRTIKPEIGHAKKAGATPKRYVREIRGIQLGDYEVGQVVKADLFAEGEFVDVTGISKGKGFAGVIKRWGQSTGPMSHGSRYHRGPGSMGSIQANRVPKGKRLPGHMGTDAITIQKLEVIRVDAERNVLLVKGSVPGPKNGFVKVKLTVKK, encoded by the coding sequence ATGAAAGGTATCTTAGGTAAAAAACTTGGAATGACTCAAGTGTTTACTGCTGAAGGTAATGTAATTCCGGTTACTGTTATCGAAGCTGGACCATGTGTCGTTTTGCAGAAGAAAGACCAGGAAACTGATGGTTACGAAGCTGTTCAACTCGGTTTTGCCGACAAGAAAGAAAGCAGAACTATTAAGCCGGAAATTGGCCACGCTAAAAAAGCGGGAGCTACTCCTAAGCGCTACGTTCGTGAAATTCGCGGCATCCAATTGGGTGACTACGAAGTTGGTCAAGTGGTTAAAGCTGACCTTTTCGCAGAAGGCGAATTCGTTGACGTAACAGGTATTTCTAAAGGTAAAGGCTTTGCCGGCGTTATTAAACGTTGGGGACAAAGCACGGGTCCTATGTCTCACGGTTCCCGTTACCACCGCGGTCCAGGTTCCATGGGTTCGATTCAAGCGAACCGCGTACCGAAAGGCAAACGCCTTCCAGGTCACATGGGTACTGACGCTATCACGATTCAAAAGCTTGAAGTTATTCGCGTAGACGCTGAGCGTAACGTGTTGCTAGTTAAAGGTTCTGTACCAGGCCCTAAAAACGGTTTTGTGAAAGTTAAACTTACCGTTAAGAAATAA
- the rpsJ gene encoding 30S ribosomal protein S10: MAKQKIRIRLKAYDHRILDQSAEKIVETAKRSGASVSGPIPLPTEKQIITILRAVHKYKDSREQFEMRTHKRLIDIVNPTPQTVDALMRLDLPSGVDIEIKL; this comes from the coding sequence ATGGCAAAGCAAAAGATTCGTATTCGCTTGAAAGCGTACGATCACAGGATTCTTGATCAATCCGCAGAGAAAATTGTGGAAACTGCAAAACGTTCCGGAGCGAGTGTTTCCGGGCCGATTCCGCTTCCAACGGAAAAGCAAATCATCACCATTCTCCGTGCGGTGCACAAGTACAAGGATTCCAGGGAGCAATTCGAAATGCGTACACATAAACGCTTGATCGACATTGTTAACCCTACGCCGCAAACGGTTGATGCGTTGATGCGCCTGGATTTACCATCCGGTGTAGATATCGAAATCAAACTGTAA